One window from the genome of Candidatus Rhabdochlamydia sp. T3358 encodes:
- the dnaE gene encoding DNA polymerase III subunit alpha produces the protein MNWNSLHTHSQYSILNATASIESLVTKAAEHKMTALALTDQSNMYGAVEFFKTCIKENIKPIIGCELYVAPESRFDKKRYPGLPHGFPIILLVKDSQGYQNLCKLSSLAHLEGFYYTPRIDRDLLAECAKGLICLSGPSNGILGHYIIQKDEEKVRQEIAWFQQIFGSDYYFELQRHQMQEEDIRSDGFEKEGWLHQLYLDSINKQNIVNQKLIALSSELQIPLVATNDIHYIHRDDWNAHEILMNVQSGEPCEIWEKDSFGAFKQRVKNPKRQVKYTHELYFKSADLMCSLFSDIPSAIEETHKIAEKCNFSFDFKLKYYPIFTPPGLEGSSCTEEIRQESVAVFLRQLCEEGIVKRYTDSRLAKVSEKYPGRNPIEIVKERLEYELNIILSKGMADYLLIVWDFISWAKKKYIPVGPGRGSGAGSIILYLIEVTDIEPLRFDLFFERFINPERVSYPDIDVDICMDRRSEVIDYTVGKYGKDKVAQIITFGTMKAKMAIKDVGRVLSVPLARVNEIAKLIPEDLNMTLSKALEIDPELRRIYQEDKEIKQLIDIAKTLEGSVRNTGVHAAGIIISADPLMQRIPLCSAKDSDMAITQFSMKPVEQVGMLKIDFLGLKTLTSIQHAVDAIKQKEQKEIDWVNLNLENEKTFALLNQGKTTGIFQLESAGMQDLARQLHIDKFEEIIAVGALYRPGPMEMIPSFINRKHGRESIEIDHLWMEDILSETYGIMVYQEQVMQIASRLAGYSLGEGDVLRRAMGKKDKEEMFNQREKFRLGAIKNSLSEEIAMRIFDKIEKFASYGFNKSHAAAYGYLSYVTAYLKANYPGEWMAALMTSDCDDLSKVTKHIRESQKMNIAILPPDINESGKQFLATEKGIRFAMGAIKGVGEGVVDVILEERSKGHYKSLFDFIQRIDTGKVGKKVIESLVEAGCFDFTKFNRAALLTSVDPMFNAASKGQKEAAKGIMSLFDLLDDSSLDFTQVSQEVEELPRQVILRREYELLGVYLHEHPLDEYHTLLQKLSCISLAELAELSKDGPCRIACIIEGVTIKISAKNQRKFAILKISDNEERFELPIWSDLYEQKASLMVENQLLYAIVHKETTEGQIRLQCRWLDDLTRVDEAMIQACDLAYTQAKQFKPLKFREKNKNSSVEKKQKTMKKLKIFIDSNRAHLSHILLLKAAFRSHSGNNPVEILFTKESKHLGVLLIEQNWGVEQCLDLENKIRSISSIDQIQWE, from the coding sequence ATGAACTGGAACTCTCTTCATACGCATTCTCAGTACTCTATTTTAAATGCAACTGCTTCTATAGAAAGCTTAGTAACAAAAGCAGCTGAACATAAAATGACGGCTTTAGCTTTGACTGATCAAAGCAATATGTACGGCGCTGTTGAATTCTTCAAAACATGCATAAAAGAGAATATCAAACCAATTATTGGCTGTGAACTTTATGTAGCTCCTGAATCCCGTTTTGATAAAAAACGTTATCCAGGATTGCCTCACGGTTTTCCTATTATATTACTAGTCAAGGATAGTCAAGGATATCAAAATCTTTGCAAATTAAGCTCACTAGCTCATCTAGAAGGATTTTACTACACTCCTAGAATAGATCGAGATTTGTTAGCAGAATGTGCTAAGGGTTTGATTTGTCTTTCAGGTCCCTCAAATGGGATTTTAGGTCACTATATTATACAAAAAGATGAAGAGAAAGTCCGCCAGGAAATTGCCTGGTTTCAGCAAATATTTGGCTCTGACTATTATTTTGAGTTACAACGTCATCAAATGCAGGAGGAAGATATTCGCTCTGATGGCTTTGAAAAAGAAGGATGGCTTCATCAATTATATCTGGATAGCATAAATAAACAAAATATAGTTAACCAGAAATTGATTGCTCTTTCTTCTGAGCTGCAGATTCCTTTGGTTGCTACTAATGATATTCATTATATTCATCGCGATGATTGGAATGCCCATGAGATCTTAATGAACGTGCAGTCAGGGGAGCCTTGCGAAATCTGGGAAAAAGATTCATTTGGTGCTTTTAAGCAACGAGTTAAAAACCCAAAAAGACAAGTAAAATATACACATGAGCTGTATTTTAAAAGTGCAGATCTAATGTGTTCCCTTTTCTCTGATATCCCTTCTGCTATAGAAGAAACACATAAAATCGCGGAGAAATGTAATTTCTCTTTTGATTTCAAGCTCAAGTATTACCCTATTTTCACCCCTCCTGGATTGGAAGGTTCTTCTTGTACAGAAGAGATAAGACAAGAAAGCGTAGCAGTGTTTTTGCGTCAATTATGCGAGGAAGGCATTGTAAAAAGATATACTGATTCAAGACTAGCAAAGGTTTCTGAGAAATATCCAGGACGTAATCCCATAGAGATAGTTAAAGAGCGCTTAGAATATGAATTAAATATTATCCTATCTAAAGGGATGGCTGATTATCTTTTAATTGTTTGGGACTTTATTTCTTGGGCAAAGAAAAAATATATTCCGGTAGGACCAGGAAGAGGTTCTGGAGCAGGATCGATTATTTTGTATTTAATTGAAGTTACCGATATCGAACCTTTAAGGTTTGATTTGTTTTTTGAAAGATTTATTAATCCAGAGCGAGTTTCTTATCCTGATATTGATGTGGATATTTGCATGGATAGGCGCTCAGAGGTAATTGATTACACAGTTGGTAAATATGGTAAGGACAAAGTAGCTCAAATTATCACTTTTGGCACAATGAAAGCTAAAATGGCTATTAAAGATGTCGGAAGGGTTTTAAGCGTTCCTCTTGCTAGAGTCAATGAGATTGCTAAGCTAATTCCTGAAGATCTAAATATGACTTTAAGTAAGGCTTTAGAAATAGACCCTGAACTACGCAGGATTTATCAGGAAGATAAAGAAATTAAACAACTCATCGATATTGCCAAAACACTCGAAGGATCTGTGCGCAATACAGGGGTACATGCTGCTGGAATCATTATTAGTGCAGACCCTCTTATGCAAAGAATTCCCTTATGTAGTGCTAAAGATTCTGATATGGCAATTACGCAATTTTCTATGAAGCCAGTTGAGCAAGTAGGTATGCTGAAAATCGATTTTCTTGGATTAAAGACATTAACCTCTATTCAACATGCTGTTGATGCAATTAAGCAAAAAGAACAAAAAGAAATTGATTGGGTGAACTTAAACTTAGAAAATGAAAAGACCTTTGCATTGCTCAATCAAGGCAAAACAACGGGAATATTCCAATTAGAATCAGCTGGCATGCAGGATCTAGCACGTCAATTACATATCGATAAATTTGAGGAAATTATAGCAGTTGGTGCGTTATATCGCCCAGGGCCTATGGAGATGATTCCCTCTTTCATCAATCGGAAGCATGGCAGAGAAAGCATCGAAATAGACCATCTTTGGATGGAAGATATTCTTTCTGAAACCTATGGTATCATGGTTTATCAAGAGCAAGTTATGCAAATTGCAAGTCGTCTTGCTGGATATTCTTTAGGAGAAGGAGATGTTTTAAGGCGTGCAATGGGAAAAAAAGATAAAGAGGAGATGTTTAACCAACGAGAGAAATTTCGTTTAGGGGCTATCAAAAATTCTTTAAGTGAAGAGATTGCTATGCGGATTTTTGATAAGATTGAAAAATTTGCCTCCTATGGTTTTAACAAATCTCATGCAGCTGCCTACGGTTATTTAAGTTATGTAACAGCATATCTCAAGGCAAATTATCCTGGTGAATGGATGGCAGCACTCATGACATCTGATTGTGATGATCTCTCTAAGGTGACTAAGCATATACGAGAATCGCAAAAGATGAACATTGCTATTTTGCCACCTGATATTAATGAGTCGGGTAAGCAATTTTTAGCTACGGAAAAAGGAATTCGTTTTGCTATGGGAGCCATTAAAGGTGTAGGAGAAGGAGTTGTCGATGTTATTTTAGAAGAGAGATCAAAAGGCCATTACAAGTCTTTATTCGATTTTATTCAGCGTATTGATACAGGTAAAGTTGGTAAGAAAGTAATAGAGAGTTTGGTTGAAGCTGGTTGTTTTGATTTTACAAAATTCAATAGAGCTGCTTTGTTAACAAGTGTTGACCCTATGTTTAACGCTGCTTCCAAAGGACAGAAAGAAGCGGCAAAGGGGATCATGAGCCTTTTTGATCTCCTAGATGATTCTTCTCTTGATTTCACACAAGTATCTCAAGAAGTGGAAGAGTTGCCGCGGCAAGTGATTCTACGAAGAGAATATGAACTTTTAGGTGTTTATTTACATGAACATCCTTTGGATGAATATCACACTCTATTACAAAAACTTTCCTGTATTTCTCTAGCGGAATTAGCAGAGCTTTCTAAAGATGGACCTTGTCGAATTGCCTGTATTATAGAAGGGGTTACTATTAAGATTTCTGCAAAAAATCAGCGTAAATTTGCCATTCTTAAAATCAGTGATAATGAAGAGCGTTTTGAGTTGCCTATTTGGTCAGATCTTTATGAGCAAAAAGCTTCTCTTATGGTAGAAAATCAGTTATTGTATGCCATTGTTCATAAAGAAACAACAGAAGGACAAATTCGTTTGCAGTGTCGCTGGCTAGATGATTTAACACGTGTAGATGAAGCAATGATTCAAGCTTGTGATTTAGCATATACCCAGGCAAAACAATTTAAGCCTTTAAAATTTCGCGAAAAGAATAAGAATTCCAGTGTAGAAAAGAAACAAAAAACCATGAAAAAATTAAAAATTTTTATTGATTCTAATCGGGCCCATTTAAGCCATATCTTGTTGCTTAAAGCTGCTTTTCGCTCTCATTCAGGTAATAATCCCGTCGAAATTTTATTTACAAAAGAGAGCAAGCATCTAGGAGTTTTATTGATAGAGCAAAATTGGGGCGTAGAGCAATGCTTAGACTTAGAAAATAAAATTCGTTCTATTAGCAGTATTGATCAAATACAGTGGGAATAA
- a CDS encoding D-alanyl-D-alanine carboxypeptidase family protein — translation MMRFVFLFILMVISRLANTALQVDISAKAAVLMNAETGAVLYEKNAYLPLYPASITKIITALYALEKRGNQLDQIIKVSKDAVSSVSPQMRRDKLGSHPPYRLEFGGSLMGLKVAERVSAEDLFYGLMLSSGNDAANALAEWVSGSIPQFMQELNKYVKSLGCKQTVLTTPHGLSHADHKTTAYDMCLLTKKALEQPFFCKVVKTINYLKPASNKQPQVELLQHNSLIKPGKFFYPKAIGVKTGYTASSGYTIAAAAADQNRKMIVVLMGCDKLEQRYRDTIALFEAGFNEPKIKRTLFSKNFDVFSTTQKKSKHPIKAALNEDVVISYYASEEPLIKPELEWGHIVFPIQLGQKLAMLSLYDQNNQVLDTYPLYAIEKVNSTFYYQVLDKCLDWSMNLKQALPLLMLGLGIAVLFFSFVWVRRRS, via the coding sequence ATGATGCGATTTGTATTTCTTTTTATATTAATGGTAATCAGCCGATTGGCTAATACGGCTCTGCAAGTTGATATTTCTGCAAAAGCTGCTGTTTTAATGAATGCAGAAACAGGAGCTGTGCTTTATGAAAAGAATGCTTATTTGCCTTTGTATCCTGCGAGTATTACCAAAATTATTACCGCCTTATATGCTTTAGAAAAACGAGGTAACCAATTAGATCAGATCATAAAGGTTTCAAAAGATGCGGTTAGTAGCGTTTCGCCTCAGATGCGAAGAGATAAATTAGGATCTCATCCTCCCTATCGTCTTGAATTTGGTGGATCTCTTATGGGATTAAAAGTAGCAGAGAGGGTTTCTGCTGAAGATCTATTCTACGGACTTATGCTTTCTTCTGGGAATGATGCAGCAAACGCATTGGCTGAATGGGTATCTGGAAGCATACCACAATTTATGCAAGAATTAAATAAGTATGTAAAATCTCTGGGGTGTAAGCAAACAGTTTTAACCACTCCTCATGGATTGAGTCATGCTGATCATAAAACAACTGCTTACGACATGTGCTTATTGACAAAAAAAGCCTTAGAGCAACCATTTTTTTGCAAGGTGGTTAAGACTATAAATTATTTAAAGCCAGCTAGTAATAAACAACCGCAAGTAGAACTATTGCAACATAACTCTTTAATCAAGCCAGGCAAGTTTTTCTATCCTAAGGCAATAGGGGTAAAAACAGGATATACCGCAAGCTCAGGATATACTATAGCAGCAGCAGCAGCAGACCAAAATAGAAAAATGATAGTAGTGCTTATGGGTTGCGATAAGTTAGAACAGAGATACCGGGATACCATTGCTCTTTTTGAAGCAGGGTTTAATGAGCCAAAAATCAAAAGAACACTTTTTTCTAAAAATTTTGACGTATTTAGCACTACACAGAAAAAGAGTAAACACCCCATTAAGGCCGCTTTAAATGAAGATGTAGTTATCAGCTATTATGCTTCAGAGGAACCATTGATAAAACCAGAATTGGAATGGGGACATATTGTTTTTCCTATTCAACTAGGACAGAAATTAGCAATGTTGTCTTTGTATGATCAAAATAATCAGGTTTTAGATACCTACCCCTTATATGCAATAGAAAAAGTAAATTCTACTTTTTACTATCAAGTTTTAGATAAGTGTCTAGATTGGAGCATGAACTTAAAACAAGCCCTACCTTTACTCATGTTAGGATTAGGAATAGCGGTATTATTTTTTAGTTTTGTTTGGGTAAGAAGACGGTCTTAA
- a CDS encoding tetratricopeptide repeat protein encodes MKKMYYLFFPICLLSSLHARENPRFEQHQREILSVQECYGLVLESYQNKNWNKVIEQAFILLEEYPTTAFAQDVLFYLAVSYFELEEYEKANEFFSSYLKKQMTPKFFEEAFMYKFKIAEKYRTGTKKAILGLKWVPARQEALDIYEELISTLPNHELTAQSLFAKAELLARGKDYKESIETYQSLIQQFPKHFLAIRSYVEIGRVYLIQSQKEYANQDFLELATINLHRISASFPSDEAIHEVEDMLLSMQEVYAKDLYEIALFYHRKNQPNAAYLYYKRILTAYPATLIAKKAEKKMADLHLSAEEERHA; translated from the coding sequence ATGAAAAAAATGTATTACCTATTTTTTCCTATTTGCTTGTTGTCATCATTACATGCTCGAGAAAATCCTCGTTTTGAGCAGCATCAGAGAGAAATCCTATCTGTTCAAGAGTGTTATGGTTTAGTATTAGAAAGTTATCAAAATAAAAATTGGAATAAAGTCATAGAACAAGCTTTTATACTTCTTGAAGAGTACCCCACAACCGCCTTTGCACAAGATGTGCTTTTTTATCTAGCTGTTAGCTATTTCGAATTAGAGGAATATGAAAAAGCTAATGAGTTTTTTTCTAGTTATTTAAAAAAACAAATGACTCCTAAGTTCTTTGAAGAAGCTTTTATGTATAAATTTAAAATAGCGGAAAAATATCGCACAGGTACAAAAAAAGCTATACTTGGATTAAAGTGGGTGCCAGCAAGACAAGAAGCTTTAGATATTTATGAAGAGTTAATCTCTACTCTTCCTAATCATGAACTTACAGCGCAATCTCTATTTGCAAAGGCAGAATTGCTTGCTAGAGGAAAAGACTATAAGGAAAGCATTGAAACCTATCAAAGTTTGATACAGCAGTTTCCTAAGCATTTTTTGGCTATTAGAAGTTATGTAGAAATTGGACGAGTCTATCTTATCCAATCTCAAAAAGAATATGCAAATCAAGATTTTTTAGAATTAGCTACTATTAATCTACATAGAATTTCTGCTAGCTTTCCAAGCGATGAAGCCATTCATGAAGTAGAAGATATGCTTTTGAGTATGCAAGAGGTGTACGCTAAAGATCTTTATGAGATTGCTCTTTTCTATCATCGCAAAAATCAGCCTAATGCTGCCTATTTGTATTATAAGCGCATTTTAACGGCTTATCCAGCAACCCTTATAGCAAAAAAAGCAGAAAAAAAGATGGCTGACTTACACTTAAGCGCAGAAGAAGAGAGACATGCATAA
- the rsmA gene encoding 16S rRNA (adenine(1518)-N(6)/adenine(1519)-N(6))-dimethyltransferase RsmA translates to MSIYKPSVLKEFLRSSHTHPKKALSQNFLIDGNIVRKIIDTAQIQAGDVVLEIGPGPGALTEALLAKGAIVAAIEKDFVFAEQLYRLKNLGNLTIQREDFLLFDLEKFLDSKENKIKVVANLPYHITTPILLTLLPHYDKIDSLTIMVQKEYADRMVAPSKTSHYSHLSLLVSFFCQAKLTFTINPSCFFPKPKVRSAIVYCRLNPPALSDDIDAFFFLTRSAFQQKRKMLRSSLKSLASSEFIEQVLQSMHLPITARPEELNLQEFISLFKQIKTVFLPKQN, encoded by the coding sequence ATGAGCATTTATAAACCATCCGTGCTTAAAGAGTTTTTGCGCTCCTCTCATACCCATCCTAAAAAAGCGCTTTCGCAAAATTTTCTCATTGACGGCAATATTGTACGTAAAATTATAGACACAGCTCAAATACAAGCAGGCGATGTGGTTTTAGAAATCGGACCCGGACCTGGTGCCCTAACAGAAGCGCTATTAGCAAAAGGAGCTATTGTTGCAGCTATTGAAAAAGATTTTGTATTTGCAGAGCAATTATACCGCTTAAAAAATTTAGGAAATTTAACAATACAGAGAGAAGACTTTTTATTATTTGATTTAGAAAAGTTTTTAGATTCTAAAGAAAATAAAATCAAAGTGGTTGCAAACCTTCCCTATCATATTACCACTCCTATTTTACTAACCCTACTTCCACACTATGATAAGATTGATTCTCTAACTATTATGGTACAAAAAGAGTACGCTGATCGAATGGTTGCTCCTTCAAAAACCTCTCATTATAGTCACCTCTCTTTACTTGTAAGTTTTTTCTGCCAAGCAAAGCTCACTTTTACCATTAATCCAAGCTGTTTCTTTCCTAAACCAAAAGTAAGATCTGCTATTGTGTATTGTAGATTAAACCCACCTGCTCTAAGTGACGATATAGATGCATTTTTTTTCCTAACTCGTAGCGCTTTTCAACAGAAAAGAAAAATGTTACGCTCTTCTTTAAAATCTCTAGCCTCTAGCGAGTTCATTGAACAAGTTCTTCAAAGCATGCATCTTCCCATAACCGCAAGGCCAGAAGAACTTAATTTACAAGAGTTTATTTCTTTATTTAAGCAAATTAAGACCGTCTTCTTACCCAAACAAAACTAA
- the speD gene encoding adenosylmethionine decarboxylase encodes MSFQESSSLNKDHFIEKNGMRYAGVHLIIDLWEADHLDNLEIMKNALHECVTACEATLLHLHLHRFEPSGGISGIAILAESHMSIHSWPEKKYAAIDLFMCGNSQPFLSLPILKKIFQPKYISLNEQIRGILNE; translated from the coding sequence ATGTCTTTTCAGGAATCATCTTCATTAAATAAAGACCACTTTATTGAAAAAAATGGCATGCGTTATGCAGGAGTCCATCTGATTATTGATCTTTGGGAAGCAGATCACCTAGACAATCTTGAAATCATGAAAAATGCCCTACATGAATGTGTTACTGCTTGTGAGGCTACTCTTTTACACCTACATCTACATCGGTTTGAGCCAAGTGGAGGCATTAGCGGCATTGCTATTTTAGCAGAGTCGCATATGAGTATTCATTCTTGGCCTGAGAAAAAATATGCTGCTATTGATCTATTCATGTGTGGTAATAGTCAACCATTTTTAAGCCTTCCTATTTTAAAAAAAATTTTCCAGCCGAAATACATTTCGCTTAACGAACAAATAAGAGGTATTCTTAATGAATAA
- the speE gene encoding polyamine aminopropyltransferase, whose translation MNKSWFHETLYPTYCQSFKIETVLWEGKSSYQDVLIFENKEFGKVMALDGAVQFTTKDEFIYHEMITHVPLFAHGNVQDVLIIGGGDGGVAREALKHPNIRSVTLVEIDPFVVDLTKKYVSEIPQGVFEHPKLHLVIDDGVNFVKNSQKAYDVIITDSNDPIGPSQVLFTETFYGYCKKLLRKKGILVVQNGDFFMQPKEYQTTFSHLQLLFRDVSFYLANVPTYIGSYMTLGFASDVEYRNLSLDTLNQRFAQTPIQTFYYHPSMHKACFTLPKAMQETLDSLQNITAP comes from the coding sequence ATGAATAAATCATGGTTTCATGAAACTTTGTATCCAACTTATTGCCAAAGTTTTAAGATTGAAACTGTTTTATGGGAAGGAAAATCCTCCTATCAAGATGTCCTAATCTTTGAAAATAAAGAGTTTGGGAAAGTGATGGCTCTTGACGGAGCGGTACAATTCACTACTAAAGATGAATTCATTTATCATGAAATGATTACACATGTCCCTTTATTTGCTCATGGAAATGTACAAGATGTTCTAATCATTGGGGGTGGTGATGGAGGGGTTGCACGAGAAGCGCTTAAGCACCCTAATATTCGCTCCGTAACCCTTGTCGAAATTGATCCTTTTGTTGTTGATTTAACAAAAAAGTACGTTTCTGAAATACCACAAGGGGTCTTTGAACATCCTAAACTACACCTGGTTATCGATGATGGAGTAAATTTTGTTAAAAATAGCCAAAAAGCTTATGACGTAATTATTACAGACTCCAATGATCCCATTGGACCCTCTCAAGTCTTATTTACAGAAACTTTTTATGGATATTGTAAAAAACTCTTAAGAAAAAAAGGGATTCTTGTAGTACAAAATGGAGATTTCTTTATGCAACCTAAAGAATATCAAACAACATTTTCCCATCTACAACTTCTTTTTCGCGATGTATCTTTCTATTTGGCCAATGTTCCCACGTACATTGGAAGTTATATGACATTAGGGTTTGCCTCTGATGTAGAATATCGCAATCTTTCTCTAGACACGCTTAATCAACGTTTTGCTCAAACCCCTATACAGACTTTTTATTACCATCCAAGCATGCATAAAGCATGTTTTACTCTACCTAAAGCCATGCAAGAAACCTTGGATTCTCTGCAAAATATTACGGCTCCTTAA
- the uhpC gene encoding MFS transporter family glucose-6-phosphate receptor UhpC — protein MSVLNILRPAPYAPEIQDPNEVKERYKYWRFRIFYGMYIGYIFYYFTRKSLTFAMPAMMQQLGLQISDLGILTSVLSITYGISKFLSGVLADRSNPRFFMAIGLILTGVFNVLFGLSSSVWLFALLWGCNGWFQGWGWPPCARLLTHWYSQKERGTWWGLWNTSHSVGGALIPLIAAFCAQKWGWRYAMYVPGFTCIGIGLFLINRLRDTPQSLGLPAIEKYKNDYPSAKHQEEREFSSKEILLKYVLNNKYIWVLAISYFFVYVIRQAVNDFGALFLMKAKGYSMLSASGSVFWFEAGGIFGSLVAGWASDKIFQGRRGPINVLFSLAVVLAIVGLYWVPHGMLFLDYGLMFTIGFLIFGPQMLIGMSAAELSHKKAAGTATGFAGWWAYLGAAAAGYPITKVVEIWGWQGFFVVLGSCGVIAAILLAPLWGMKSTPHPAVQATEK, from the coding sequence ATGAGCGTACTGAACATCTTAAGACCAGCTCCTTATGCTCCTGAAATTCAAGATCCCAATGAGGTTAAAGAGCGCTATAAATATTGGCGTTTTCGTATTTTTTACGGAATGTATATAGGTTATATATTTTACTATTTTACCCGTAAAAGTCTTACATTTGCTATGCCGGCTATGATGCAACAATTAGGATTGCAGATTAGCGATTTGGGTATTTTAACTAGTGTTTTGTCTATTACATATGGAATCAGTAAGTTCTTAAGCGGTGTTCTTGCTGATCGTTCCAATCCTAGATTTTTTATGGCTATCGGTTTGATTCTAACCGGCGTATTTAATGTGTTATTTGGTCTTTCTTCCTCTGTGTGGTTATTTGCTTTGCTTTGGGGATGTAATGGTTGGTTTCAAGGTTGGGGTTGGCCTCCTTGCGCTCGTTTGCTTACGCACTGGTATTCTCAAAAAGAGAGAGGAACTTGGTGGGGTCTGTGGAATACTTCGCATAGTGTAGGTGGAGCCCTTATTCCTCTTATTGCGGCTTTTTGTGCACAAAAGTGGGGCTGGCGCTATGCAATGTATGTACCTGGTTTTACTTGTATTGGAATTGGTTTATTTTTAATTAATCGCTTAAGAGATACCCCTCAATCTTTAGGATTGCCTGCTATTGAAAAATATAAAAATGATTACCCTTCTGCAAAACATCAAGAAGAAAGAGAGTTTTCTTCTAAAGAAATTTTACTTAAGTATGTGTTGAACAATAAATATATTTGGGTTCTTGCCATTTCTTACTTTTTTGTTTATGTGATTCGTCAAGCCGTCAATGATTTTGGCGCTCTTTTTCTGATGAAAGCAAAAGGTTATTCTATGCTTAGCGCAAGTGGTAGTGTGTTTTGGTTTGAGGCTGGAGGGATTTTTGGTAGTTTAGTTGCTGGTTGGGCTTCTGATAAAATCTTTCAAGGGCGTCGAGGCCCCATTAATGTACTATTTAGCCTAGCGGTTGTTTTAGCAATTGTAGGCTTGTATTGGGTTCCTCATGGCATGCTCTTTTTGGATTATGGCTTGATGTTTACCATTGGGTTTTTAATTTTTGGTCCGCAAATGTTGATTGGGATGTCTGCTGCTGAATTATCTCATAAAAAAGCCGCAGGGACTGCAACAGGGTTTGCTGGCTGGTGGGCGTATTTAGGAGCAGCCGCAGCCGGTTATCCGATTACCAAAGTAGTTGAAATTTGGGGCTGGCAGGGCTTTTTTGTTGTATTAGGTTCCTGTGGTGTGATTGCTGCTATTTTACTAGCTCCCTTATGGGGCATGAAAAGCACTCCTCATCCAGCTGTACAAGCTACTGAAAAATAG